The following is a genomic window from Chryseobacterium sp. StRB126.
TTTGTCTCTCTAAATTTGGCCAGAAAAAGTGCAAGCAGGCTTTATGATTATTCTCTATTGCTTTTCCTTTTCTGCTGTTGTAATTCGTATAGAAAATAAACCCTTCATGAGTGTATGCCTTTAGCAATACCATTCTTGTTCTCGGACAACCATCCTCTTCTACTGTAGAAACAGCCATAGCATTAGCTTCTGAGACCTCAGAACTCTCACTGGCATCCAAAAACCAGTCTCTAAACTGCTCAATTGGATTTTGTTTTATCTCACTTTCAATAAGTTGGGATTTATCGTACACTTTTCTTTTGTCATGCAGGTTTTCCATAAATATTTTTTATTAAATTTGAGTATGAATCACTCATACAAAGGTAAAATATTAATCTCGACACCTGACATTTCCGGCGATATTTTTTCCAGATCGGTAGTATTGGTTATTGAACATAACGAAAGCGGAGCTTTTGGTTTGATACTGAATAAAAAGAATAGCCAGATGAGCAGTAAATTCAAGGAATTCTTTGATTTTAAGATTGAGGTATATGATGGTGGTCCTGTGGAAAATGACAAGGTCTTTTTCATTGTAAAAGGAGGTGAAAAAGTTACTGAAATCTATAGTGATATCACCGATGAATATTATCTTACCGAAGATATTGAGCGTATCATTAATGCCGTTTTGGCCAACGAACTGGATATTCACAATGTAAAAATATTCTCCGGATATTCCGGATGGGCTCCTAACCAGTTGGATAGTGAGGTTCAGAGAAAAATGTGGACGGTAGTAGATGTTTACAATCTTGATTATACTCTTCCAAATGACCAGACCTTATGGAAATCTATTATGCAGAATCTTGGTGGAGAATTCCTACTTTGGGCCAATTCACCTGAGGATATTTCACTTAATTAGCTATATCATTTTCAAATAAGTAAAATAATTAACAAATTTTAGGATTCTGTTAACCAATTTTAAAGAAAGTTTTTCCGTTCTTTGAAAAACCAAAATCACTGAAATGAAAGGTATAACATTACTTGCTTTATCAATCTTTTCGACTGCTTTTTTATCATTTACTCCTCTTAACAAGAAATACATTGTCATAGATGCCGGTCATGGTGGAAATGATTGTGGTTCAGTATATGCTCACTTTACTGAAAAAGACATCACCTTAAGTATTGCAAGGCAAATTCAGAAACTTAGTGGAATGCAGAATCAATATGAAGTGATTTTAATAAGAAATGAAGATACTTATCCCAGTCTTTCGGAAAGAACCACTCAAATCAACAAATTGAACCCAGCAATGGTTATTTCACTCCATGTTAATACTTCTCTTCAGAAAGAGACTTCTATGCATGGAACTGAAATATATGTTCAGAATTCTGAAGATTCAAAGCAACTGGCGGGAAAAATCTATAAAAAATTCAAAGTCCGTAAAATTGAAGAACGTAATAATCTTCACATGTTAAGAGAAACCAAAGCACCTGCTGTATTAGTTGAATTAGGATTCATCAATAATTCTGCAGACAGAGCTTATATTACCAGTGAAAACGGACAAAAGGAAATCGCACAAAAATTCGTTGACATCATCAACGGAAATTAAATAAAAAAAACAATTTCTGATTTACTCAGAATAAAACCCGGTAAAGGACTTTGTAATGTTGTTGTTTACCGGGTTTGTCAATTTTATGAGTTAAAACTCTTTTGCCAGTTTTCTACCAATTCTGTAAATCGGGAAGTTTCAAAGGCTTTATTTCTTATTTTACCTACAGAAAATATGCCTTTCTCATCAGAAATCATTAGAATTTCTTCTGCTTTCTGAGATTCAAATGCAATAATCTCGTGTTCCTGGATATCAGCCAGGTTATTTTTATGTAAAAAAGTAATGAAGTTTTCCATTAAAGGCGAGATGTAGGCCCCTTCTGTCTGTTTCGGAACTTTAATAATATTTCCTTCCATGAATAAAAGATTACCTGAAGTAGTGCGGGCAATTCTTTTATTAGGGTTTAAAAGGATAACATCATCAAGGTCATTTTCCTGAGCGTAAATTCCGCCATAAATATTTTCAGGACAATGTACTCTGATATTGCTTAAGAGATTATTATTTACATTAATCTCCTTAATCAGATCCAGTTCCAAAGGTCTCTGATGAACCACCAGCACATCATCCATCTCTTCAACTTCATAAAAATAGGAAACTGAAGATTTTGCCAATGTTAAGGCATCCTGATTTCTAAATACCTGGAAATTGATAATTCCGTTCTTTATTCCTTTCCCATCTATGATCTCCTTTTGGAACAATAACTGGAAAAATTCCAGTGTATAGGTTAAGGGAATATTCATTCTCATCTTTCTCATGGAAGCCATCAGGAAGAAATAGCATTCTTCATCCATGATCAATTTGCCGTCTCTTACAAAGAAAGAAACCTTTACTGCATCGCCCCAAAGAAAGGCTCTGTTCTTTACATTCAATTCGTCTGAAGTAAAATATTGATTTTCCAATTTTCGATGTGATTTATTTACAAAAAAATAATGAACGATAAATCGTTCATCAGTTTTATCATTTGATATAGTTCTGCATTATGCAGCACCTAATTTTATTCTGAGGTTCTCAATAAGATTTTCCCAATACATTGCATTTTCCTCTTCATCCCCTTCTTCACAGAAATCTGTAATATTCAGTGCTAAGTCTTCTGTAATATCATCTATTGTGATGGTCATTTCAAAGAAATTTTTAGTTCCTTCATCTTCTTCCCATCTGAAACGCACGAAACCTTCAGGCTTATATCTGATCAAAGTGGCCTTTTCTGCAGGGCCTCCACCCCAGCTAAAAAAGAAATCATCGCCTTTCTCTGTAACCTCATCCGCAAACCATTCAGACAACCCCTCCGCAGTAGCCAGATATTCATATAAAATCTCTGATAAACAATGCATTGGAAATTCGTAATGGACTTTATGTTTCGCCATATAATCTTTGTTTTTATCGTCCCGCAATATATAAATTAATTTTTTTATTACACAAAATTGCAGTTACTTTTTTAAAGAATCTGCATGATATTTATCAGAGATAAAAAATATGTATTATGTTAAGTATAAAGCCTTAAAACTGCCATGTGAAGCATAAAAAAAATCTCTCCGCTTGGAGAGACTTTGTCTTTAGTCTTCATTAAGAATATCCAGTATAATCTGACAGCCTTTTCTGATTTCGTCAAGAGATAATGTAAGGGGTGGAGAAATTCTCAAATATTCATTTCTGTATAACTGCCAGAAAACAATAAGCCCACTTTCCATACATTTCTTAGCTACTTTCAAAGTATATTCAGGTTCTCCCAGGTTAACAGCAAGCATTAAGCCTTTACCATTGATGTTTTTAATCTTTGGATGCACCAAAAGTTCTCTGAACAGTTTTTCTTTTTCTTCCACTTCTTCCATTAGACCGCTTTCCAGCACTTCTTTCAAAGTAGCATAGCTGGCTGCTGCAATCAGTGGGTTTCCTCCAAAAGTAGTAACATGTCCCAACTTTGGAGAATGAGACAGTGTTTCCATAATTTTTCTGGAACTCATGAATGCTCCTACAGGAACTCCTCCTCCCATTCCTTTCCCCATAACAAGGATATCCGGAACAATTCCAAAATGTTCAAATGAGAATAGCTTTCCTGTTCTTCCAAACCCTGGTTGAATTTCATCCAGAATTAAAAGTGCCCCTACTTCTTCACATCTTCTTTTCAGTTTAATCAGATAATCCTCATTCGGAACCAGAAATCCTGCTGCTCCTTGAATGGTTTCCAAAATAACACAAGCTGTTTTTTCTGTGATCTTTTCAAACTCTTTTTCATTATTGAATTCAATAAAAGTAACCATCGGCAATAATGGACGGAATTCTCTTTTATGATTTTCATTTCCTGAAACACTTAATGCTCCATGCGTGTTTCCATGGTAAGAATTTTTAAAGGATACAATTTCTTCTCTTCCTGTATATCTTTTAGCCAGTTTTAAACTTCCGTCGATAGCTTCTGCACCACTATTTACAAGATAAGTTACTTCTAAAGGTTCCGGAGTAGCCTCTGCAAGTAACTTACATAATGCAATCGGTTTTTCCTGTGCATATTCTCCATACACCATTACATGAAGATATTTATCTGCCTGGTCCTTAATGGCATTAATTATTTTTGGATGTGAATGTCCTAATGTATTGGCAGAAACTCCTGCTACAAAATCAAGATATTTTTCCCCATCTGTACCATAAATATAGTTTCCTTCTGCCTTTTCAACTTCAAAACCTGCAGCAAATTTTGTGGTTTGTGCCTGATATATATAAAAATCTTTGTGCATTTCCATTGTCTCAAAAAATTTCAGCAAAGCTATAAAAGATTCAGCAAATGCCGAAATTATTGATAAGGAATAAAAAAATCACCCTTAATTAGGTTAAGAGTGATTTTAATTGAAATATTAAGATTTGTTTGATATTATAATACTTTTTCTACTGTTACATAGCTATCATTTGTAATGGTATAATCAGTAGCTCCACTTATTTCAGAAATGGATTCCAGAGTGATATACTGTCCCTGTACAGCATATACAGAGATATCTAAACTAATTTTACGATTTGTTCCGTCAAAATTAACAGTATCTTCCAGCAATTGAAATCTTTTCGCATCATTCAAATATAAACTGGCTCCTAATCTATTACTAAATGCTCCAGCAGGGCCTGTAAATGTAAGACTCAGATTAACTCTATACAACCCTGTTTGCCGGATGTAAAGTCTGTTGATATTTGCTCCTGTTGTAGGAACATTTGTTTTCAGTTTTAGCGGATCTGCAAGGTAATTAGCCTTATCTATAGTATTGTTTATTGGTAATAAAGCAGTACCTCCGGTAGTTGAAACTGAATTCAATCTAAATCTTGAAATATTATCAGATTCTATTTCAAAAGCCTTACTCCACACCAACCCGTCAAAAACCATTACCTGGCCGGTGCTTTTAACAAACAAGAGCATTCCTCTCAATTCTTCTATTCTGGTTGCAGGAGCACTAGCTCCCGTGTAAGGAAGATCTGTGTCTGCATTTACAGTCGGAAGTCCGAATCCTTTCACCCCTGTTGCCTCACTGGTATTGGTTATATACATCATTACCTTGTCATTTCCACTAGCATTAGAGTCCGGATTAGGAATATTGGTAAAATTCACTTGTGCACTGTAAATATTGATGGCCAATAAAGACAGTCCGAATAAATATTTTTTCATCTTAATAAGCTTTAATTAAACGTGCTGCGAGATAAGAGTTGATTGAGTTAGCATCTGTTCCATAAGCAGACAGCGATCCTCCTGATCCACCAATAGTTCTGATGGTAGGGATAACCCTCAACTCAGCCCCTACTGGTAACGAAAGAGTTTGGGCAAAACTGCATGTCTTATTTCCATTTGTATCTATAACAAATATGAGTGAATAATTAGACTTGGTAACGATGGTTTCCCAATTTCCTGTGGGTATATATCTAACCTGCAGAGTAAGTTTAAATTCTGTAACACCTATCTGAGCCCCAAGAGATCCACCGGTAAAACCTAAAGCAGCACCCACGTCATATATACCGGCCTGTTTTATCGTTACATTACTTGCATTTTTTAACGCAAGATTATCCACAAGAACCTCACTTTTGTTGTCTGGAGCTAAATAAACAGCAGAACCTGCTGAAAGACAAATCCCTAAACCAAAAGCAATACACGGAATTGAAATCCCTGAAGAGATTCCAAGTCTTGATCCTTTAGGCTGATATATCCCTTGAATCTGTCGCGCAGGATTCCACGCATAACCATCATACTTGTAATACTGATCATCAGATTTATTGTAGATAAGCCCTCCTATAAGATTGGGATAATCATTAAATACATCTGTTACTCCAGCGTTATATTGTGGAAACGAAGTAAAACTGTTGGAATAAGGAAGTATGGCTCCCTTGGTTCCATCTATAACCTTTACAATATTTTTTGTACTATAGATATCACCACCAATACCAACCTGTGCCTGTAGAAGAAAGTATTGGCAAAAAAATGCTATAATTAATGTAATCTTTTTCATCTTATTGCATATTTATTTTTTCAACAATAATATCAGATATAGAATTTCCTGTAGTGTTCATGGCAAAAAACATATTATTACCTACACACCCTCCAATTAACATGGTTTGGTTTCCAAAAAACTTAAGTCTTACTCTGTCATTAGCATTAAAGACTCCTACATAAGTAAATGCTAACGATTGACCTACATCTATCGATCCGACAGGGATAGAACCTAGTGAAAGCAACCCTCCTGTAGTATTACTTACCGTATTATTCACGGGCCTCCAGGTGCTTCCGCCATCAGAACTAATTTCCAGATTTAATCTTGAATATAGGTTAGTGGATACTCCTAAACAAGTAGGGGTTCCAACATTAATGGCTCCACTTTTAAATGAGATTTTATACAGACCTCTTGTTTTAAAAGTAATCATGTTACTAGGAGTACCTACTAAATCTACATCTGCTGAGATTTCATTTAGAGCCGGTGTTCCTGCAGTAAAGGGAACATCTACTGCAGCACATTGCTGATTTGCCCCTATAATACAGTTGGGAAGTGGAAATATCACACAGGGATCACAAGCTGTAGTAACAGTACCATTTCTTACAAAACGAGCCATTTTATTATTCTTCATGGTCGTAACAATAGGATCTGAAATTTTCCAACTTGTTCCATCATTCTGAACAATACTCCCTGTTTCGCGGTTAAAGATAATGGAACCCTGAGTTCCGTCTCCTGTTGTCCCGGTTAATGAGGAAGGCAATGCCGAGGTTGTGTTAGCTCTCGGTAATCTTGTGGCATAATCATCTTGCTTTACGTGCAATTGAGCTCGAACGTCTGGCTGAAAGCCCGCAGTCTTGGAAATACCAACTTGGGCACCGATCTTTATATTACAAATAATAAAGATCAAGATAATAAATTCTAATTTCATATTGTCATTTTTAGATTGGCTTGACCTATTAAATGTATAAAATATTATAATTACTTAATTATGATCTTTATAAAAAAAAAATAATTCCAATATATTAGAATAAATACAACCAATAAAAACAGCTGTACTCAACAGAAAATTCTAAGTTTATGACAGAAAAAAAAATATTTTATAATTCTAAAATCTAAGGGCAAAATTTGAACAATTCTTGACTCTTTTTAGTGATTTGACTTGTGAAAATTTCACCATTTATTGATTTAAATAATGATTATTTAACATTTTATATCATAAAACAATATTTCAATCTGGCTTTCATCCAGATTAAAAGCTAATTAATGATAATTAAAGAAATAATATAAAACACTGATAATCATAACTATATGTTAAATCAAATAAATTTATTAAAAATGCCAAGATACTCATGTAATTCATTTTTCACCGTTACCAATATCATCAATAAAATCGCTTTAGCATTTTAATTTTTCACTATTCAATGGAGTAAAATACGAAATTATGAGTTTTTTAATTAAATATTAATAATCAGCAAAAAACAAGACTCTGTTTAACCAAAACCTACCTGAACAAAACTTAAATCACTATTTATATTTTTTTTTATTAGGTAATTATATACAATTTTACACTGACCCTAATATTTTACTATTTTGACTCTGTCATTCTGAATACAGGCTGAAGGCCTGCGAACGCAGCTCAGAAGTGAAATGAAGAATCTAAGCCAAATATAAGATTCTTCCTTCGTCAGAATGACAATGGTGTAAAATTGTAGTTAGACTCCTTTTATTATTCAAAAAAGATAACAGATTAACCATTAGAAATAAAAAACCGCTTTACAAATAAAGCGGTTCATTTTATAGTTATTTTCTTACTCTTTTCGGTTTTTTAGCCTCTTCTTTGGCCCGTTCTTTCTCTATAGCATCTTGAGCCTGATCATAGAGTTCATTATCTGAAGAGTATTTAATTTCTTCATAATTCGGACTGTCAACTAATACATCCTGCCATTTCCTGATCCTGTCTTTGGTATTCCAGTTGAAATCAGGAAATTTTCTTTTCGAAGGCTCTATTTTACTCATTGGATAGGTATCCGCGGTTGCTCCAATACTACAGGAAATAATCTGCAAAGTTCTTTCCTCAAACAAAGCACCAATAATACCACAAGCAGAGAGTGTGATTCCAATTCTTTCCGGTTTTTGAGTTTCTTTGTTTACATCATCTACATACGCAATAGACTGTGCATTTCCAACTACTCTAGCCTCTTTAATATCATTACCTTGATAGTAAACTGTCATATACTTACCTTTTACCTGATTGAATTCATCTTTCAGGGTTAAGGAGTCAACTTTACTAATGGCAAGGGCATTTCCAATTACTTTCAATGAGTCTATATTTTCATTCTCGGTATTAAAATAAGCTTCAACTTTATCACCCGTTACCTGTTTTTCACCACTCCATAAAATAGGCTTTGTATACATATGCATCACACCATCCGTTTCATTAAAAGCGATAGAGTCTGCTCTACCTTGTGCGTTGGATTTGTATATTCTTGCCTTTTTATAAGCTCTTAAAAAGCTTTTTTTAATTCTGATGTCCAGAGAATCCGGTCTTTGATAAGTTATGATCGTTTCTGCTGCAAAATATGCAGTGTCTTTTTCCATGATTTTAACCGCATAAGGATTTTTGGTTATCATCGAAGAATCTTTTTTCTCAAAGATTTCACCATATCCTCCTTTCACATATCTTCTTTCCTTCGGATCATCAAGCTTTACATTACCTATTGCTTTTCCAAAACCTGTGATCTGATTAAAATACATATCGTCGCCGGTAAGAATTTTATCATTATAAAAGATCTTGGAATTTTTGTTCAGGAAAGCTTCTTTGGTTTCCATCCTATAGGTTCCTCTTTCTGTGTAAACCCTGTTTTTAGGATTGGCTCTATTGGTAATGGTAGTAGGCCCGAAAAATTCTGCTACTTTGGTATTCTGATTCTGCTTGATATTAACTCCTTCAATAATGTATTGAGCGTTGTCTATTTTAACATTTCCAACAAAATCAATCATTTTCGTATCGAGAAAATAGGTTGCAGATTTGGTATACATTACATTTCCCTGGCTGTCGGAAATAGTACCTCCTGTATTAAAATAAGCCTGGCTCGACAGTTTATCATAATACAGAACTTCTGTTTTAATGGTTTGCTTTGGATCCGTAAGGACAACATTTTTCCGGGCAACCCCTTTTTGGGTATTTCCATCGTATTCCATTTCGCCTGCTGTAATAACAGAGCCATCAGCATTCTGAAGCTTTGTATTTCCAATGGCTTTGGCAAAGTTCTCTTCACTATAAAGAACAACTTCATCTGCGGTAAGTATGGATCCCTTTTGCTCTATCTGAACATTTCCTACAAAATATTGGTTACCATCATATTTTGCGGGATCTTTAATAATTTTATCTGCGTTGATAAGTTTTATTTTATCTTCGGGTTTCAGGGGCTGTGGTTTTGCAGGTGAAGAAGTCTGTAAATAAGGATCTCTCTTCACAGGAGTTTTATCCTGCGCAAAACTAAGCGTAGAAATAAAGATAAACAGAAAAAGGATTATTCTCATTAATTAGTCATTCTTAGTGCCATAAAAATATAGCGAATGAGAATCAATTTTTACGCCAAATGCGTCTTCAATGGCTTCTTTGATTCCTTGGATTCTTGGGTCACAGAATTCAATAATTTCTTCAATTTCTTTATCTGAGTCTTTTTTGTAGATCACCAGGTGGTCGTGCTGCTTGTCAAAATAAGACTTTTCATAAGATGAAGAAGTCAGAGTTTTTTCCCCGAACTGATGCTTACGGATTAAGCCTGCATCAAGGAAAATTTCAATAGTGTTATAAATAGTTGCTTTAGAAACATGATATTTCTTCTGCATCATCAGAAGATACAGATCATCAACATTAAAGTGATGATCCATATTATAAATTTCTTCTAATATCGTATATCTTTCAGGAGTGTTTCTAAACCCTTTTTCCAATAAGTAGTTTCTTAAAACATCCTTGATTAAAGCTATATTTTTTTCTTTTTGTATTGTATCCATTAAAAAAATTATCTACAAATTTATTGATTTTTATTTAAATAGATATTATGGTTTAAATACTCCAGGTATTAAGAGTTATGACGGAAGTATCCGGACTGTTCAATTTTATTGTCATAAACAGTGAGCTCTGTAATTGGTGCAGACTCCACTTCCACGTTGTGAGAAGACACTCCCCATGCCTTAAAGTCATCACTTCCGATATACTTCACAAAGTTGTAAATATTAAGGGTAATCTTCTGTTTAACAGTAAGAAGTATATCGTTGATATAGGTGTTATCTATGATCACATACTTCAAATCCGGTGGTATGTTATGAGCTCTTAAAGAAGGATGACTACTTTTTGAAGGAATGGTTTCATCTGCCATAAGATCTTTCAGTACCATATTGAAATAATCATTAATTCTCCTGTCAACTTTAAACCCTAAAAGGAAATTGATCTTATAAACGGTTCCAGGCAGAATTTCATCTACCGTATATTTGAATGTATACGGATCTTCTTGATTAACAATACTAAGGATAAAGTAATGATCTGCTCTTTTCGGCTGTTTTTTGATGATAGAATAAATAATTTTTGATTCCACTTCATCATTTCTTTTGGCTCTACTCAAATAAGCAAGATTGGTAGCATATTTCGGAATCGTTTCATCCAGCTTCATATCTTTAAGAATAGATACATATTTCTCAATTTTTACAAACTGAATAAATCTTGTTTTAATAAGTCTTCCGTTATACCATGCATACATAGAAATTCCGATAGAACCAGCTAATACAACTGTAATCCATCCTCCTTCCATGAATTTGATAATATTGGCACTAAAGAAACCTAATTCAATCGCCATATAAACCAATGCAAAAAACAATATAAGAATTTTGCTTACTCTGTGTTTCAGTAACCAGAATACCAGCAAAACAGTAGTCATCAGCATTGTGACGGTAATAGAAAGTCCATAAGCGGCTTCCATCTTTCCTGATTCTCTGAAGTGAAGTACAACAATAATACAAAGAATAAGAAGCCCCCAGTTGATTCTTGGGATATACATCTGCCCTTTCACTCCGGAAGGATAATCAATTTTTTGATTAGGCCAAAGGTTAAGCGACATTGCTTCTGAGAATATCGTGAAAGACCCTGTAATCAATGCCTGACTGGCAATAATAGCAGCAGCTGTTGCTAAAATTACTCCCGGGATGATCATCCATTCTTCCATAATTCCAAAGAACGGGTTTACTACGGAAAAACCAGGTTTGTTATAATTGGTCAAAAGCCATGCTCCCTGTCCAAGATAATTCAGAATAAGCATAATCTTCACAAATGCCCAACTTATTCTGATGTTTTTAGCCCCACAATGGCCTAAATCAGAATAAAGTGCTTCTGCACCGGTTGTACAAAGGAAAACAGCTCCTAAAATAACGATTGCACTTGGAGAGTTGGCAATAAGTTTATAAGCATAGTAAGGGTTGAATGATCTTAAAATCTCAAAATTTTCGCTTAAATGCATTACTCCCAAACCTCCTAATACTAAGAACCAAACAACCATCACGGGGCCAAAAAACTTCCCGATAAAGCTGGTTCCGAATTGCTGTACCACAAAAATAGCTATCAGAATTCCAATGGTAATAGGAACAACAGGGGTATGCGGATTATAGATTTCAAGACCTTCAATGGCTGACATTACGGTAAGCGATGGGGTAATTACTCCATCTGCAATAAGCGCAGCAGCACCAATAATTGCAATGAGATATAACCATCCTTTCTTAAGATTTCTCACCAAGGAAAACAAAGCAAGAATACCTCCTTCACCTTTATTATCTGCCCTTAAAGCAATGATTACATATTTTATTGTGGTTTGAAGAGTAAGGGTCCAGATAATACAGGAAAGAGCACCTTCTATATATTCATTGAAAGGCATATTACTCCCTTGGGACCTTGCATTCACAATTGCTTTCATTACGTAAAGCGGAGAGGTACCAATATCTCCAAAAACAATTCCTAGAGACACTAAAACTCCAATAAAGGATAGTTTCTTTATGTCGAAGTGGTAACCATCTTCTGTAACTTCTGCCATATCAGCTTAATTTATTTTAAAGGCGCAAATTTATACTAATTTTATGACGTCAAGAACTTTTCTTCATGAATATAATAAATGAAAAAACTTCCTTTCGGAAGTTTTTCTCTATAACTATTTTACGTACATCGCTTTTTTGATTTCCTCTTTTACTTTTTCAAGTTTAGGGAACCATTCTGCAAATAATGCTGCAGAGTACGGTGCAGGTGCATCAGGAGTAGTAATTCTCTTGATTGGAGCATCTAAATAATCGAATGCTTTTTGCTGTACCATATAAGTAATTTCAGAAGATATTGATCCAAATGGCCAAGCTTCTTCTAAGATCACTAATCTATTTGTTTTCTTTACAGATGCTAAAATAGTATCAAAATCTAAAGGACGAACTGTTCTAAGGTCAATAACTTCAACAGAAATTCCTTCTTTCTCCATATCTTCAGCTGCCTGCATTGCCAACTTCATGATCTTCCCGAAAGAAACTAAAGTAACATCTTTACCTTCTCTCTTGATATCTGCTTTTCCGATAGGTAAATAATATTCTTCTTCAGGAATTTCCATTTTATCACCATACATCTGTTCAGATTCCATGAAGATTACAGGGTCATTATCCTGAATAGCTGTTTTTAATAATCCTTTTGCATCATAAGGGTTGGAAGGTACTACTACTTTAAGCCCCGGACAGTTCGCGAACCAACCTTCGAAAGCCTGAGAGTGCGTAGCTCCTAATTGTCCTGCAGAAGCCGTAGGTCCACGGAAAACGATTGGGCAGTTCCACTGTCCCCCACTCATCTGACGGATTTTCGCCGCATTGTTGATAATTTGGTCAATTCCTACTAAAGAGAAATTGAATGTCATAAATTCTACGATAGGTCTGTTCCCATTCATTGCAGCCCCTACAGAGATCCCAGTAAACCCAAGTTCTGCAATCGGTGTATCGATCACTCTTTTTGGACCAAATTCATCCAGCATTCCTTTTGAAGCTTTAT
Proteins encoded in this region:
- a CDS encoding KUP/HAK/KT family potassium transporter; amino-acid sequence: MAEVTEDGYHFDIKKLSFIGVLVSLGIVFGDIGTSPLYVMKAIVNARSQGSNMPFNEYIEGALSCIIWTLTLQTTIKYVIIALRADNKGEGGILALFSLVRNLKKGWLYLIAIIGAAALIADGVITPSLTVMSAIEGLEIYNPHTPVVPITIGILIAIFVVQQFGTSFIGKFFGPVMVVWFLVLGGLGVMHLSENFEILRSFNPYYAYKLIANSPSAIVILGAVFLCTTGAEALYSDLGHCGAKNIRISWAFVKIMLILNYLGQGAWLLTNYNKPGFSVVNPFFGIMEEWMIIPGVILATAAAIIASQALITGSFTIFSEAMSLNLWPNQKIDYPSGVKGQMYIPRINWGLLILCIIVVLHFRESGKMEAAYGLSITVTMLMTTVLLVFWLLKHRVSKILILFFALVYMAIELGFFSANIIKFMEGGWITVVLAGSIGISMYAWYNGRLIKTRFIQFVKIEKYVSILKDMKLDETIPKYATNLAYLSRAKRNDEVESKIIYSIIKKQPKRADHYFILSIVNQEDPYTFKYTVDEILPGTVYKINFLLGFKVDRRINDYFNMVLKDLMADETIPSKSSHPSLRAHNIPPDLKYVIIDNTYINDILLTVKQKITLNIYNFVKYIGSDDFKAWGVSSHNVEVESAPITELTVYDNKIEQSGYFRHNS
- a CDS encoding pyruvate dehydrogenase complex E1 component subunit beta, which translates into the protein MAEYTFREVIAQAMSEEMRKDESIYLMGEEVAEYNGAYKASKGMLDEFGPKRVIDTPIAELGFTGISVGAAMNGNRPIVEFMTFNFSLVGIDQIINNAAKIRQMSGGQWNCPIVFRGPTASAGQLGATHSQAFEGWFANCPGLKVVVPSNPYDAKGLLKTAIQDNDPVIFMESEQMYGDKMEIPEEEYYLPIGKADIKREGKDVTLVSFGKIMKLAMQAAEDMEKEGISVEVIDLRTVRPLDFDTILASVKKTNRLVILEEAWPFGSISSEITYMVQQKAFDYLDAPIKRITTPDAPAPYSAALFAEWFPKLEKVKEEIKKAMYVK